A genomic window from Neoarius graeffei isolate fNeoGra1 chromosome 5, fNeoGra1.pri, whole genome shotgun sequence includes:
- the cog7 gene encoding conserved oligomeric Golgi complex subunit 7 produces MDFSKFLADDFDVKEWVNGAFKVAQKDAPGKADAHAATLVMKLQLFIQEVNNSIEETSIQALQNMPRVLRDIEAVKQEASFLRDQMVMVKEDIKKFEQDTVQSMQVLVELDQVKSRMQLAAEALQEADKWSTLSADIEETFKTQDVAVISGKLAAMQNSLAMLVDTPDYSEKCVQLEALKNRLEALTSPQIVSTFNTHSTDQAKVFVKVFTEMDRMPQLLAYYYKCHKVQLLSVWEGVCQSDAPLKQQLSEFYDTLLSTWYTQLQWSSQVFKNPYEIVTVLMIQTLGAMVPSIPECIAAALDRCPAESRLDMLLELHQMAASFSRSLENAMQPHLGECNMLKVCELVSSVYAPFKCYQMQYGELEETNLLIQLSAVPLESGEVLDCVLELTHSVQKVFGLAAAAVDRCVKLTDGLGVCGLIKALRALFTKYVSDFSITLQSIRKKYKLEDTPTSEVFTEDWTAFQNSVRIIATCGELLRQCGTFEQQLSNKILGKAGRFLWEGFNPRSLSGLQEGVAERRGQKNPWQEYNYLQQSSTVEYNTLLETLHTLKEKGTGNSSLLSDTRAALTRLNQQANQLAFDSVFLQIKRQLCLLSKPEVRGSAALGETLTEDLPTFSLSPQEYITNIGQYIMSLPLHLEPFVTQEDPALELALHTGKLPYPPEQGDDVPELENTADYWLGSIARATMQTYCDVILQIPDLSPHSTKQLATDIDYLSNVMDALGLQASRTLQNITALLRAKPEEFRQTAKPLPRRLSSTIAAMRGLEH; encoded by the exons ATGGACTTCTCAAAGTTCCTGGCAGACGATTTCGATGTGAAGGAGTGGGTGAACGGCGCCTTCAAAGTCGCGCAGAAGGACGCGCCGGGCAAAGCGGACGCTCACGCAGCCACGCTGGTCATGAAGCTGCAGCTGTTTATTCAGGAAGTCAACAACTCGATAGAAG AAACCAGCATTCAGGCTCTGCAGAATATGCCACGCGTGCTGCGAGACATCGAAGCGGTAAAACAGGAGGCTTCGTTCCTCAGGGATCAGATGGTGATGGTGAAggaagatattaagaagtttgaacAGGACACCGTGCAATCAATGCAG GTCCTGGTCGAGCTTGATCAAGTGAAGTCCAGAATGCAGTTAGCAGCCGAAGCTCTACAGGAAGCAGATAAATGGAGCACGCTCAGTGCAGACATTGAGGAAACCTTCAAAACTCAG gatgTGGCTGTGATTAGCGGTAAGCTAGCGGCGATGCAGAACAGCCTGGCCATGCTGGTGGACACTCCGGACTACAGTGAGAAGTGTGTGCAACTGGAGGCGCTCAAGAACAGACTGGAAGCCCTGACAAGCCCTCAGATCGTCTCCACCTTTAATACACACTCTACag ATCAAGCGAAAGTGTTCGTGAAGGTTTTCACAGAAATGGACAGAATGCCACAACTGCTGGCTTACTATTACAAATGCCACAAG GTGCAGCTCTTGAGTGTGTGGGAAGGTGTGTGCCAGTCTGATGCCCCTCTGAAGCAGCAGCTATCCGAGTTCTACGACACTCTTCTGTCCACCTGGTACACACAGCTCCAGTGGAGCAGTCAG GTCTTTAAGAACCCGTATGAGATCGTGACGGTGCTGATGATCCAGACCCTCGGTGCCATGGTTCCATCAATCCCAGAATGCATTGCGGCAGCACTGGACCGCTGCCCTGCCGAGAGTCGACTCGACATGCTTCTCGAGCTGCACCAGATGGCGGCCAGCTTCAGCCGCAGCCTGGAGAACGCCATGCAGCCTcatctcg GTGAGTGTAACATGTTGAAGGTGTGTGAGCTGGTGTCGAGTGTGTATGCACCATTTAAATGTTATCAGATGCAGTATGGCGAGCTCGAGGAGACCAACCTGCTGATCCAGCTCAGTGCTGTGCcgctg GAGAGTGGCGAGGTGCTGGACTGTGTGCTGGAGCTCACACACTCGGTACAGAAGGTGTTTGGTCTGGCAGCGGCGGCTGTGGATCGCTGTGTCAAACTCACGGACGGACTCGGAGTGTGTGGCCTCATCAAAGCTCTGCGTGCTCTTTTTACTAA GTACGTGTCTGATTTCTCCATCACACTTCAGTCAATCAGGAAGAAATATAAGCTGGAGGACACGCCCACATCGGAGGTGTTCACTGAAGATTGGACGGCTTTCCAGAATTCCGTCAG GATTATCGCTACATGTGGGGAGCTTCTCAGGCAGTGCGGCACTTTTGAGCAGCAGCTTTCTAACAa GATCCTGGGAAAGGCGGGACGATTCCTGTGGGAAGGGTTTAACCCCAGGAGTCTGAGTGGCTTGCAGGAGGGTGTGGCTGAGAGGCGTGGCCAGAAGAATCCTTGGCAAGAATATAACTACCTCCAGCAGAGCAGCACGGTCGAGTACAACACGCTGCTGGAAACGCTACACACACTCAAG GAGAAAGGCACGGGGAACTCGAGCCTCCTCTCGGATACCCGTGCTGCTTTGACTCGTCTGAACCAGCAGGCCAATCAGCTCGCCTTCGACTCTGTCTTCCTTCAGATCAAACGGCAGCTCTGCCTTCTCAGCAAACCAGAG GTTCGAGGCTCTGCTGCCCTGGGTGAAACCCTTACAGAAGACTTACCAACCTTCAGCCTCTCTCCCCAGGAGTACATTACTAAT attgggCAGTACATCATGTCTCTGCCGCTGCATCTGGAGCCGTTTGTGACCCAGGAGGATCCAGCCCTGGAACTGGCTTTACACACAGGCAAGCTGCCCTATCCCCCTGAACAAG GTGATGATGTTCCAGAGTTGGAGAACACAGCGGACTACTGGCTGGGGTCTATTGCCAGGGCAACCATGCAGACCTACTGTGATGTGATTCTGCAGATCCCAGACCTGAGTCCTCACTCTACCAAACAGCTGGCTACAGATATCG